In Flavobacteriales bacterium, the DNA window GAGAAGGGTTACGACTGGACTCCCTTTGTGCCCTATCTGACCGGTGGCGGTTTTCCTGCTCTGAGCGATACGGCGGATAGGGAGTTACTGGTGAGTGATCATTTCGCTCGCCGATTAAAACTAGAAGTGGGCAGTAAAGTGCTCTTATATTTCGTTCAGCCCCCTCCTAAGGATCCGCGGAGGCTTCCGTTTACGGTGAGCGGGATTTACAAAACGGATCTGGAGGAATACGACAAGCTCTACGTGATGGGACGTTTGAGTGATATTCAGCGTCTGAACGATTGGGGAACGGATCAGGTTGGCGGGTTCGAGGTTTTGATCGACGATTTTGAGCAGTTGGACCTAATGGGCGGACAGGTGAATGCCTTGATCGATTACAACCTCATTGCTCGAACGGCCCGGCAAAAGAGTCCGCAGATCTTTGAGTGGTTGGCCTTATTCGATCTGAACACCTTCATCGTACTTGCCATTATGATCGCCGTGGCGGCTATAAACATGTCCACAGCACTGCTTATTCTGATTCTGGAACGAACTCCCTTTGTTGGTACCATGAAGTCCTTAGGGGCCAGGAATTGGAGCATTCGCCGGATCTTTTTGTACGACGCCGCCTACCTCATCGGTTGGGGTTTGTTTTGGGGGAATCTAATCGGAGGCGGACTCTTGCTTTTGCAGATTCGGTTCGGAATCGTCAAGCTCGACGAGAGCACCTACTACGTGTCGGAGGCTCCGGTGTTGATACATCTTTGGCAATGGGCGATGATCAACGGAGGTACGCTATTGCTGTGTTTGACGGTTTTGGTGGTTCCCTCCTACTTGATCACCCGCATACCGCCGGCACGAGCCTTGCGATTCAACTAACGCATCGGCCCGCAGGGCCAAAACCCATTGAAACGATGGTCCAGGTGCCTTCGGTTTGACGAATGAATTGGATACCTTTGCGGCGTTATAAATTAAAGCTACGGCATGATCTGCGACAGCATACTCGACACCATTGGAAACACACCAATGATCCGCATGGATCGTATTGCCAAGAAGTACGGAATTCCCGGCACCCTACTCGCCAAGGTAGAGTATTTTAATCCGGGCCATTCGGTGAAGGATCGCATGGCCTTGAAGATGATCGAAGATGCCGAAAAAGAGGGCAAACTGAAGCCGGGTGGAACCATCATTGAGTGTACTTCGGGGAATACGGGAATGGGTTTGGCTTTGGCCGCGGTGATCAAGGGTTACAAGCTTATTTGCACCACCAGCGACAAGCAGAGTAAGGAGAAATTCGACGTATTGAAGGCCATGGGAGCCGAGGTCGTGATTTGTCCGACGAACGTAGCTCCGGACGACGAGCGCTCGTACTACAAGGTGGCGGAGCGGTTGAGCAAAGAGATCCCGAATAGTTTTTATCCTTATCAGTACGATAACCTGAGCAATCGCAAGGCGCATTACGAGAGTACCGGGCCTGAGATATGGGATCAAACCGAGGGAAAGATCACCCATTTCGTCGTTGGTGTGGGAACCGGCGGAACCGTTTCGGGTACGTCGCAATACCTGAAGGAGCAGAACGCGGAGGTTCAGACTTTGGGCGTCGACACGTATGGGTCAGTGTTCAAAAAGTACCACGAAACCGGAGAATTCGATGAAAACGAGATCTACTCGTACATCACCGAAGGAATTGGAGAGGACATTCTGCCTAAGAACGTAACCTTTGATTTGATCGATCACTTTGAAAAGGTCACCGATAAAGAAGGTGCTTTGATGTGCCGCGAATTGGCTCAGACCGAAGCGCTATTCCTGGGTAATTCGGCCGGATCGGCCATGCAGGCAGTGGTTCAAATGAAAGATCGCTTCGATGAGAACTCGGTCATCGTGGTGCTCTTCCACGACCATGGAAGTCGGTACGTAGGCAAGGTCTACAACGACGACTGGATGAAGGCGCAAGGCTTCTTATAATTCTTAGTTTTGAGTTCTTAGTTTTGTTCAGTAGTGAACTCAAATAAAAACTAAGACCTAAGACCATTGATCACCGTAGCCGATCAGCTCAATCGAAAAATTCAAATACCGGAGAATCCTAGCCGAATAGTGAGCTTGGTTCCATCCCAAACCGAGCTATTGGCCGACCTGGGGCTCGATAGCGAGGTGGTGGGCGTTACGCGGTTTTGTGTACATCCCGATGATTGGCGCTTTTGCAAGACACGAGTAGGAGGCACCAAGGACTTTAAGCTGGATCGCATTCGAGAGTTGCGCCCTGATCTCATTATCGCCAACAAAGAGGAAAACGAGAAAGACGGAATTCGCGAGTTAGAAAAGGAGTTTCCCGTTTGGGTGAGCGATGTGTACGACCTTGAGAGCACTCTTCAAATGATCGATAATGTTGGCGGCCTCATCGGCCGGATGAACACCGCTCGAGCCCTGGTAGATGATATTCGGATGTCATTCAAGTCTTTGGCATTACAAGTCAAAGAGCGCCATCCATCGAATCAGCCAACGGCAGCTTACCTGATTTGGAATGACCCGATGCTAGTGGCCGGGG includes these proteins:
- a CDS encoding ABC transporter substrate-binding protein; this encodes MITVADQLNRKIQIPENPSRIVSLVPSQTELLADLGLDSEVVGVTRFCVHPDDWRFCKTRVGGTKDFKLDRIRELRPDLIIANKEENEKDGIRELEKEFPVWVSDVYDLESTLQMIDNVGGLIGRMNTARALVDDIRMSFKSLALQVKERHPSNQPTAAYLIWNDPMLVAGGDTFISAMIEAGGWRNVFADRVRYPEISSEDLRAVAPDLVFLSSEPYPFREEHVKAMLKIVPQAQIHLVDGEMFSWYGSRLKKTPGYLKALRAKIADHKE
- a CDS encoding pyridoxal-phosphate dependent enzyme; translated protein: MICDSILDTIGNTPMIRMDRIAKKYGIPGTLLAKVEYFNPGHSVKDRMALKMIEDAEKEGKLKPGGTIIECTSGNTGMGLALAAVIKGYKLICTTSDKQSKEKFDVLKAMGAEVVICPTNVAPDDERSYYKVAERLSKEIPNSFYPYQYDNLSNRKAHYESTGPEIWDQTEGKITHFVVGVGTGGTVSGTSQYLKEQNAEVQTLGVDTYGSVFKKYHETGEFDENEIYSYITEGIGEDILPKNVTFDLIDHFEKVTDKEGALMCRELAQTEALFLGNSAGSAMQAVVQMKDRFDENSVIVVLFHDHGSRYVGKVYNDDWMKAQGFL
- a CDS encoding ABC transporter permease; the protein is MRFEWFVARRLSRSEASEKSISGPIIRVAIVAVALSFSVMLIAVAISTGLKAKIRDKVIGFTGHIQVTNFDQNSSFEPVPIEADAEWVEKVGVLPEVTHIQSYATKAGVMKTRTDFEGIVLKGVEKGYDWTPFVPYLTGGGFPALSDTADRELLVSDHFARRLKLEVGSKVLLYFVQPPPKDPRRLPFTVSGIYKTDLEEYDKLYVMGRLSDIQRLNDWGTDQVGGFEVLIDDFEQLDLMGGQVNALIDYNLIARTARQKSPQIFEWLALFDLNTFIVLAIMIAVAAINMSTALLILILERTPFVGTMKSLGARNWSIRRIFLYDAAYLIGWGLFWGNLIGGGLLLLQIRFGIVKLDESTYYVSEAPVLIHLWQWAMINGGTLLLCLTVLVVPSYLITRIPPARALRFN